A window of the Osmerus eperlanus unplaced genomic scaffold, fOsmEpe2.1 SCAFFOLD_182, whole genome shotgun sequence genome harbors these coding sequences:
- the LOC134016145 gene encoding NACHT, LRR and PYD domains-containing protein 12-like isoform X1: protein MQPFKEKNKARLREEFAETMEGTGDERTLLNSIFIPLYMTTGESKGVNKEHEIMQTVYPSKGKPSSERPVHYSDIFNPRGEQETKIVLTKGIAGIGKTISVHMFILDWAEEKSNQDIDFIFVLPFRELNLMKGDFSLQGLLKEFHPELKDIEDVEKFNNHKVLFILDGIDESRCLLDFQHNERVSDVTKDCPVDVLLTNIMKKNLLPSALLWITSRPAAASQIPRRTVNINLETEVRGFQEEQRLEYFRKRFSDDEDLANRIIEHIRTTRSLYIMCYIPIMCWIIAKVLEHMLRENNSGKIPQSLTEMYIHFLITQTKCGFEKYQGVTDMDDEKVLELSKDLMLKLGQLAFEQLVKGSVIFNEKDLRKCGIDVDEAAVKCGLCTEILKVERGLSKKKMYCFMHLSFQEFLAALYVFYCCVTKNISALESFLENVSAELPLHELLKRVVDKALQSKNGHLDLFLRFLLGISLESNQTLLQGLLPQIDNISETDEEMKKYLRKPDVENISPERHVNLFLCLTEMNDSSVHEDIHQFLTSPDRQERALSGDHCSALANALLMSQGELDELDQRKYNIDIQGRNRLVPAVRKCRKAVLTDMILRHEDCVSLASSLQSPDCPLRELHLEEITLSVVDDGGKDGDLSVVYAALRGPHCKLEILRLTNMSLIPEDCASLASFLQSPDCPLTELHLGRVRVSDGDLNVVLAALRGPQCKLETLRLTDMDLRHEGCASLASSLQSPDCPLRELHLEGITVSGYDDDDEDEDGDLNVVLAALRGPQCKLEILRLKRCYLTEDSCRKLSSALSSNCHLRELDLSHNNLQDSGVKLLSDGLKSPHCRLKILRLSFCGVTEEGCASLASALISNCRLRELDLSFNHPGDTVLSGPLCRLEKLNVDHNEEIWVKPQLLKKYVCDLTLDPNTAHRKLSLSEGNRRVEGLDDDLPDWFGVQKDNRRVEEDLLYPDHPERFDEQQQVLCREGLTGCHYWEVELGGEVGWHLVGVTYRSIRRRGRSAACRLGHNDRSWCLGKSCSKLYVQHNCEGTSIPVRSRSSRVGVYLDWPAGVLSFYSSSSDTMTHLYTFNSTFSEPLYPGFGIMLLGFSNSLSLCKVK from the exons ATGCAGCCGTTCAAAGAGAAGAATAAAGCCAGACTGAGGGAGGAGTTTGCTGAGACCATGGAGGGAACCGGAGATGAGAGAACTCTCCTCAACAGCATCTTCATACCACTTTACATGACAACAGGGGAGAGTAAAGGGGTCAATAAAGAACATGAGATCATGCAGACTGTGTATCCATCCAAGGGCAAACCATCATCAGAAAGGCCAGTCCACTATAGTGACATCTTCAATCCCCGAGGTGAACAAGAGACAAAGATTGTGCTGACGAAGGGCATCGCTGGCATTGGAAAAACCATCTCAGTGCACATGTTCATTCTAGACTGGGCAGAAGAGAAATCCAATCAGGATATAGATTTCATCTTTGTGCTTCCATTCCGAGAGCTGAATTTGATGAAAGGTGACTTCAGTCTTCAAGGTCTTCTGAAGGAATTTCATCCAGAGCTTAAAGACATAGAAGATGTGGAGAAATTCAACAACCACAAAGTTCTGTTCATCTTGGATGGGATTGATGAAAGCAGATGTCTTCTGGATTTCCAACACAATGAGAGAGTGTCTGATGTTACGAAGGATTGTCCAGTTGATGTTCTGCTGACCAACATCATGAAGAAGAAtctgcttccctctgctctcctctggatAACCTCCCGACCTGCAGCAGCCAGTCAGATCCCCCGCAGAACCGTCAACATCAACCTGGAGACAGAAGTTCGAGGGTTCCAAGAAGAACAGAGGCTTGAATACTTCAGGAAGAGATTTTCTGATGATGAGGACCTGGCCAACAGAATCATCGAACACATCAGGACCACAAGGAGCCTTTACATCATGTGTTACATTCCTATCATGTGTTGGATTATCGCCAAGGTCCTAGAACACATGTTGAGAGAAAACAACAGTGGAAAAATCCCCCAAAGTCTGACTGAAATGTACATTCACTTCCTGATTACTCAAACAAAGTGTGGATTCGAAAAGTATCAGGGGGTAACTGACATGGATGACGAGAAGGTTTTAGAATTAAGTAAAGACTTGATGCTGAAACTAGGACAGCTAGCATTCGAACAGCTGGTGAAGGGGAGTGTAATATTCAATGAGAAAGACCTGAGAAAATGTGGGATTGATGTTGATGAAGCTGCAGTGAAATGTGGACTGTGCACAGAAATCCTGAAGGTAGAACGTGGGCTGTCTAAGAAGAAGATGTACTGCTTTATGCACCTGAGCTTTCAAGAGTTCCTCGCTGCTCTCTATGTGTTTTACTGCTGTGTCACCAAGAACATCAGTGCTCTGGAGTCCTTCCTGGAGAACGTGTCTGCAGAGCTGCCCCTGCATGAGTTGCTGAAGAGAGTCGTGGATAAAGCTCTACAGAGTAAGAATGGACACCTGGACCTGTTCCTCCGCTTCCTTCTTGGCATCTCACTGGAGTCCAACCAGACTCTCTTACAAGGCCTTCTGCCCCAGATAGACAACATCTCAGAGACTGATGAGGAGATGAAGAAATACCTCAGGAAGCCAGACGTAGAGAATATCTCACCAGAGAGGCACGTCAACCTCTTCCTCTGCTTGACTGAGATGAACGACAGTTCAGTACATGAGGACATTCACCAGTTCCTCACGTCACCAGATCGACAAGAACGTGCTCTCTCAGGGGATCACTGCTCAGCGCTGGCTAATGCACTTCTGATGTCACAAGGCGAGCTGGATGAGTTGGACCAGAGGAAATACAACATAGATATCCAGGGGCGGAACAGATTGGTCCCAGCAGTGAGGAAATGCAGAAAAGCTGT actgactgacatgaTTCTCAGACATGAGGACTGTGTATCActggcctcctccctccagtcaccAGACTGtcctctgagagagctgcacctgGAGGAGATAACGCTGTCTGTTGTTGATGATGGTGGTAAAGATGGTGACCTGAGTGTTGTCTATGCTGCCCTAAGAGGTCCACACTGTAAACTGGAGATACTGAG ACTGACTAACATGAGTCTCATCCCTGAGGACTGTGCATCACTGGCCTCCTTCCTCCAGTCACCAGACTGTCCTCTGACAGAGCTGCACTTGGGGCGGGTTAGAGTGTCTGATGGTGACCTGAATGTTGTCCTTGCTGCCCTGAGAGGTCCACAGTgtaaactggagacactgag ACTGACGGACATGGATCTCAGACATGAGGGCTGTGCATCActggcctcctccctccagtcaccAGACTGtcctctgagagagctgcacctgGAGGGGATTACAGTGTCtggttatgatgatgatgatgaagatgaagatggTGACTTGAATGTTGTCCTTGCTGCCCTGAGAGGTCCACAGTGTAAACTGGAGATACTGAG GTTGAAAAGGTGTTACCTGACGGAGGACAGTTGTAGAAAGTTGTCTTCAGCTCTCAGCTCAAACTGTCACCTGAGAGAGTTGGACctgagtcacaacaacctgcAGGATTCAGgagtgaagctgctctctgatgGACTGAAGAGTCCACACTGTAGACTGAAGATCCTGAG GCTGTCGTTCTGTGgagtcacagaggaaggctgtgcttctctggcttcAGCTCTCATCTCAAACTGTCGTCTGAGAGAGTTGGACCTGAGCTTCAATCACCCAGGAGACACAGTTCTCTCTGGTCCACTCTGTagactggagaaactcaa tGTGGACCATAATGAAGAGATCTGGGTGAAACCACAGCTGCTTAAGAAGT ATGTCTGTGATctcacactggacccaaacacagctcacagaaaactctctctgtctgagggcaacagaagggtggaggggttggatGACGACCTCCCAGATTGGTTTGGTGTACAGAAGGAcaacaggagggtggaggaggacctgttgtatcctgatcacccagagaggtttgatgaacagcagcaggtgctgtgtagagagggtctgACTGGATGCCATTACTGGGAGGTGGagttggggggggaggtggggtggcaTCTGGTAGGAGTGACGTATAGAAGcatcaggaggagagggaggagtgcagCCTGTAGACTTGGACACAACGACAGATCCTGGTGTCTGGGCAAGTCTTGTTCTAAACTCTATGTCCAGCACAATTGTGAAGGGACTTCAATACCTGTCAGATCTCGGTCCAGCAGAGTAGGAGTTTACCTGGACTGGCCAGCCGGTGTTCTGTCCTTCTACAGCAGCTCCTCTGATACAATGACCCACCTGTACACATTCAACAGCACCTTCTCTGAGCCCCTCTACCCAGGGTTTGGCATTATGTTGCTTGGGTTCTCAAACTCACTGTCCCtgtgtaaagtaaagtaa
- the LOC134016145 gene encoding NACHT, LRR and PYD domains-containing protein 12-like isoform X7: MQPFKEKNKARLREEFAETMEGTGDERTLLNSIFIPLYMTTGESKGVNKEHEIMQTVYPSKGKPSSERPVHYSDIFNPRGEQETKIVLTKGIAGIGKTISVHMFILDWAEEKSNQDIDFIFVLPFRELNLMKGDFSLQGLLKEFHPELKDIEDVEKFNNHKVLFILDGIDESRCLLDFQHNERVSDVTKDCPVDVLLTNIMKKNLLPSALLWITSRPAAASQIPRRTVNINLETEVRGFQEEQRLEYFRKRFSDDEDLANRIIEHIRTTRSLYIMCYIPIMCWIIAKVLEHMLRENNSGKIPQSLTEMYIHFLITQTKCGFEKYQGVTDMDDEKVLELSKDLMLKLGQLAFEQLVKGSVIFNEKDLRKCGIDVDEAAVKCGLCTEILKVERGLSKKKMYCFMHLSFQEFLAALYVFYCCVTKNISALESFLENVSAELPLHELLKRVVDKALQSKNGHLDLFLRFLLGISLESNQTLLQGLLPQIDNISETDEEMKKYLRKPDVENISPERHVNLFLCLTEMNDSSVHEDIHQFLTSPDRQERALSGDHCSALANALLMSQGELDELDQRKYNIDIQGRNRLVPAVRKCRKAVLTDMILRHEDCVSLASSLQSPDCPLRELHLEEITLSVVDDGGKDGDLSVVYAALRGPHCKLEILRLKRCYLTEDSCRKLSSALSSNCHLRELDLSHNNLQDSGVKLLSDGLKSPHCRLKILRLSFCGVTEEGCASLASALISNCRLRELDLSFNHPGDTVLSGPLCRLEKLNVDHNEEIWVKPQLLKKYVCDLTLDPNTAHRKLSLSEGNRRVEGLDDDLPDWFGVQKDNRRVEEDLLYPDHPERFDEQQQVLCREGLTGCHYWEVELGGEVGWHLVGVTYRSIRRRGRSAACRLGHNDRSWCLGKSCSKLYVQHNCEGTSIPVRSRSSRVGVYLDWPAGVLSFYSSSSDTMTHLYTFNSTFSEPLYPGFGIMLLGFSNSLSLCKVK, translated from the exons ATGCAGCCGTTCAAAGAGAAGAATAAAGCCAGACTGAGGGAGGAGTTTGCTGAGACCATGGAGGGAACCGGAGATGAGAGAACTCTCCTCAACAGCATCTTCATACCACTTTACATGACAACAGGGGAGAGTAAAGGGGTCAATAAAGAACATGAGATCATGCAGACTGTGTATCCATCCAAGGGCAAACCATCATCAGAAAGGCCAGTCCACTATAGTGACATCTTCAATCCCCGAGGTGAACAAGAGACAAAGATTGTGCTGACGAAGGGCATCGCTGGCATTGGAAAAACCATCTCAGTGCACATGTTCATTCTAGACTGGGCAGAAGAGAAATCCAATCAGGATATAGATTTCATCTTTGTGCTTCCATTCCGAGAGCTGAATTTGATGAAAGGTGACTTCAGTCTTCAAGGTCTTCTGAAGGAATTTCATCCAGAGCTTAAAGACATAGAAGATGTGGAGAAATTCAACAACCACAAAGTTCTGTTCATCTTGGATGGGATTGATGAAAGCAGATGTCTTCTGGATTTCCAACACAATGAGAGAGTGTCTGATGTTACGAAGGATTGTCCAGTTGATGTTCTGCTGACCAACATCATGAAGAAGAAtctgcttccctctgctctcctctggatAACCTCCCGACCTGCAGCAGCCAGTCAGATCCCCCGCAGAACCGTCAACATCAACCTGGAGACAGAAGTTCGAGGGTTCCAAGAAGAACAGAGGCTTGAATACTTCAGGAAGAGATTTTCTGATGATGAGGACCTGGCCAACAGAATCATCGAACACATCAGGACCACAAGGAGCCTTTACATCATGTGTTACATTCCTATCATGTGTTGGATTATCGCCAAGGTCCTAGAACACATGTTGAGAGAAAACAACAGTGGAAAAATCCCCCAAAGTCTGACTGAAATGTACATTCACTTCCTGATTACTCAAACAAAGTGTGGATTCGAAAAGTATCAGGGGGTAACTGACATGGATGACGAGAAGGTTTTAGAATTAAGTAAAGACTTGATGCTGAAACTAGGACAGCTAGCATTCGAACAGCTGGTGAAGGGGAGTGTAATATTCAATGAGAAAGACCTGAGAAAATGTGGGATTGATGTTGATGAAGCTGCAGTGAAATGTGGACTGTGCACAGAAATCCTGAAGGTAGAACGTGGGCTGTCTAAGAAGAAGATGTACTGCTTTATGCACCTGAGCTTTCAAGAGTTCCTCGCTGCTCTCTATGTGTTTTACTGCTGTGTCACCAAGAACATCAGTGCTCTGGAGTCCTTCCTGGAGAACGTGTCTGCAGAGCTGCCCCTGCATGAGTTGCTGAAGAGAGTCGTGGATAAAGCTCTACAGAGTAAGAATGGACACCTGGACCTGTTCCTCCGCTTCCTTCTTGGCATCTCACTGGAGTCCAACCAGACTCTCTTACAAGGCCTTCTGCCCCAGATAGACAACATCTCAGAGACTGATGAGGAGATGAAGAAATACCTCAGGAAGCCAGACGTAGAGAATATCTCACCAGAGAGGCACGTCAACCTCTTCCTCTGCTTGACTGAGATGAACGACAGTTCAGTACATGAGGACATTCACCAGTTCCTCACGTCACCAGATCGACAAGAACGTGCTCTCTCAGGGGATCACTGCTCAGCGCTGGCTAATGCACTTCTGATGTCACAAGGCGAGCTGGATGAGTTGGACCAGAGGAAATACAACATAGATATCCAGGGGCGGAACAGATTGGTCCCAGCAGTGAGGAAATGCAGAAAAGCTGT actgactgacatgaTTCTCAGACATGAGGACTGTGTATCActggcctcctccctccagtcaccAGACTGtcctctgagagagctgcacctgGAGGAGATAACGCTGTCTGTTGTTGATGATGGTGGTAAAGATGGTGACCTGAGTGTTGTCTATGCTGCCCTAAGAGGTCCACACTGTAAACTGGAGATACTGAG GTTGAAAAGGTGTTACCTGACGGAGGACAGTTGTAGAAAGTTGTCTTCAGCTCTCAGCTCAAACTGTCACCTGAGAGAGTTGGACctgagtcacaacaacctgcAGGATTCAGgagtgaagctgctctctgatgGACTGAAGAGTCCACACTGTAGACTGAAGATCCTGAG GCTGTCGTTCTGTGgagtcacagaggaaggctgtgcttctctggcttcAGCTCTCATCTCAAACTGTCGTCTGAGAGAGTTGGACCTGAGCTTCAATCACCCAGGAGACACAGTTCTCTCTGGTCCACTCTGTagactggagaaactcaa tGTGGACCATAATGAAGAGATCTGGGTGAAACCACAGCTGCTTAAGAAGT ATGTCTGTGATctcacactggacccaaacacagctcacagaaaactctctctgtctgagggcaacagaagggtggaggggttggatGACGACCTCCCAGATTGGTTTGGTGTACAGAAGGAcaacaggagggtggaggaggacctgttgtatcctgatcacccagagaggtttgatgaacagcagcaggtgctgtgtagagagggtctgACTGGATGCCATTACTGGGAGGTGGagttggggggggaggtggggtggcaTCTGGTAGGAGTGACGTATAGAAGcatcaggaggagagggaggagtgcagCCTGTAGACTTGGACACAACGACAGATCCTGGTGTCTGGGCAAGTCTTGTTCTAAACTCTATGTCCAGCACAATTGTGAAGGGACTTCAATACCTGTCAGATCTCGGTCCAGCAGAGTAGGAGTTTACCTGGACTGGCCAGCCGGTGTTCTGTCCTTCTACAGCAGCTCCTCTGATACAATGACCCACCTGTACACATTCAACAGCACCTTCTCTGAGCCCCTCTACCCAGGGTTTGGCATTATGTTGCTTGGGTTCTCAAACTCACTGTCCCtgtgtaaagtaaagtaa
- the LOC134016145 gene encoding NACHT, LRR and PYD domains-containing protein 12-like isoform X4, with amino-acid sequence MQPFKEKNKARLREEFAETMEGTGDERTLLNSIFIPLYMTTGESKGVNKEHEIMQTVYPSKGKPSSERPVHYSDIFNPRGEQETKIVLTKGIAGIGKTISVHMFILDWAEEKSNQDIDFIFVLPFRELNLMKGDFSLQGLLKEFHPELKDIEDVEKFNNHKVLFILDGIDESRCLLDFQHNERVSDVTKDCPVDVLLTNIMKKNLLPSALLWITSRPAAASQIPRRTVNINLETEVRGFQEEQRLEYFRKRFSDDEDLANRIIEHIRTTRSLYIMCYIPIMCWIIAKVLEHMLRENNSGKIPQSLTEMYIHFLITQTKCGFEKYQGVTDMDDEKVLELSKDLMLKLGQLAFEQLVKGSVIFNEKDLRKCGIDVDEAAVKCGLCTEILKVERGLSKKKMYCFMHLSFQEFLAALYVFYCCVTKNISALESFLENVSAELPLHELLKRVVDKALQSKNGHLDLFLRFLLGISLESNQTLLQGLLPQIDNISETDEEMKKYLRKPDVENISPERHVNLFLCLTEMNDSSVHEDIHQFLTSPDRQERALSGDHCSALANALLMSQGELDELDQRKYNIDIQGRNRLVPAVRKCRKAVLTNMSLIPEDCASLASFLQSPDCPLTELHLGRVRVSDGDLNVVLAALRGPQCKLETLRLTDMDLRHEGCASLASSLQSPDCPLRELHLEGITVSGYDDDDEDEDGDLNVVLAALRGPQCKLEILRLKRCYLTEDSCRKLSSALSSNCHLRELDLSHNNLQDSGVKLLSDGLKSPHCRLKILRLSFCGVTEEGCASLASALISNCRLRELDLSFNHPGDTVLSGPLCRLEKLNVDHNEEIWVKPQLLKKYVCDLTLDPNTAHRKLSLSEGNRRVEGLDDDLPDWFGVQKDNRRVEEDLLYPDHPERFDEQQQVLCREGLTGCHYWEVELGGEVGWHLVGVTYRSIRRRGRSAACRLGHNDRSWCLGKSCSKLYVQHNCEGTSIPVRSRSSRVGVYLDWPAGVLSFYSSSSDTMTHLYTFNSTFSEPLYPGFGIMLLGFSNSLSLCKVK; translated from the exons ATGCAGCCGTTCAAAGAGAAGAATAAAGCCAGACTGAGGGAGGAGTTTGCTGAGACCATGGAGGGAACCGGAGATGAGAGAACTCTCCTCAACAGCATCTTCATACCACTTTACATGACAACAGGGGAGAGTAAAGGGGTCAATAAAGAACATGAGATCATGCAGACTGTGTATCCATCCAAGGGCAAACCATCATCAGAAAGGCCAGTCCACTATAGTGACATCTTCAATCCCCGAGGTGAACAAGAGACAAAGATTGTGCTGACGAAGGGCATCGCTGGCATTGGAAAAACCATCTCAGTGCACATGTTCATTCTAGACTGGGCAGAAGAGAAATCCAATCAGGATATAGATTTCATCTTTGTGCTTCCATTCCGAGAGCTGAATTTGATGAAAGGTGACTTCAGTCTTCAAGGTCTTCTGAAGGAATTTCATCCAGAGCTTAAAGACATAGAAGATGTGGAGAAATTCAACAACCACAAAGTTCTGTTCATCTTGGATGGGATTGATGAAAGCAGATGTCTTCTGGATTTCCAACACAATGAGAGAGTGTCTGATGTTACGAAGGATTGTCCAGTTGATGTTCTGCTGACCAACATCATGAAGAAGAAtctgcttccctctgctctcctctggatAACCTCCCGACCTGCAGCAGCCAGTCAGATCCCCCGCAGAACCGTCAACATCAACCTGGAGACAGAAGTTCGAGGGTTCCAAGAAGAACAGAGGCTTGAATACTTCAGGAAGAGATTTTCTGATGATGAGGACCTGGCCAACAGAATCATCGAACACATCAGGACCACAAGGAGCCTTTACATCATGTGTTACATTCCTATCATGTGTTGGATTATCGCCAAGGTCCTAGAACACATGTTGAGAGAAAACAACAGTGGAAAAATCCCCCAAAGTCTGACTGAAATGTACATTCACTTCCTGATTACTCAAACAAAGTGTGGATTCGAAAAGTATCAGGGGGTAACTGACATGGATGACGAGAAGGTTTTAGAATTAAGTAAAGACTTGATGCTGAAACTAGGACAGCTAGCATTCGAACAGCTGGTGAAGGGGAGTGTAATATTCAATGAGAAAGACCTGAGAAAATGTGGGATTGATGTTGATGAAGCTGCAGTGAAATGTGGACTGTGCACAGAAATCCTGAAGGTAGAACGTGGGCTGTCTAAGAAGAAGATGTACTGCTTTATGCACCTGAGCTTTCAAGAGTTCCTCGCTGCTCTCTATGTGTTTTACTGCTGTGTCACCAAGAACATCAGTGCTCTGGAGTCCTTCCTGGAGAACGTGTCTGCAGAGCTGCCCCTGCATGAGTTGCTGAAGAGAGTCGTGGATAAAGCTCTACAGAGTAAGAATGGACACCTGGACCTGTTCCTCCGCTTCCTTCTTGGCATCTCACTGGAGTCCAACCAGACTCTCTTACAAGGCCTTCTGCCCCAGATAGACAACATCTCAGAGACTGATGAGGAGATGAAGAAATACCTCAGGAAGCCAGACGTAGAGAATATCTCACCAGAGAGGCACGTCAACCTCTTCCTCTGCTTGACTGAGATGAACGACAGTTCAGTACATGAGGACATTCACCAGTTCCTCACGTCACCAGATCGACAAGAACGTGCTCTCTCAGGGGATCACTGCTCAGCGCTGGCTAATGCACTTCTGATGTCACAAGGCGAGCTGGATGAGTTGGACCAGAGGAAATACAACATAGATATCCAGGGGCGGAACAGATTGGTCCCAGCAGTGAGGAAATGCAGAAAAGCTGT ACTGACTAACATGAGTCTCATCCCTGAGGACTGTGCATCACTGGCCTCCTTCCTCCAGTCACCAGACTGTCCTCTGACAGAGCTGCACTTGGGGCGGGTTAGAGTGTCTGATGGTGACCTGAATGTTGTCCTTGCTGCCCTGAGAGGTCCACAGTgtaaactggagacactgag ACTGACGGACATGGATCTCAGACATGAGGGCTGTGCATCActggcctcctccctccagtcaccAGACTGtcctctgagagagctgcacctgGAGGGGATTACAGTGTCtggttatgatgatgatgatgaagatgaagatggTGACTTGAATGTTGTCCTTGCTGCCCTGAGAGGTCCACAGTGTAAACTGGAGATACTGAG GTTGAAAAGGTGTTACCTGACGGAGGACAGTTGTAGAAAGTTGTCTTCAGCTCTCAGCTCAAACTGTCACCTGAGAGAGTTGGACctgagtcacaacaacctgcAGGATTCAGgagtgaagctgctctctgatgGACTGAAGAGTCCACACTGTAGACTGAAGATCCTGAG GCTGTCGTTCTGTGgagtcacagaggaaggctgtgcttctctggcttcAGCTCTCATCTCAAACTGTCGTCTGAGAGAGTTGGACCTGAGCTTCAATCACCCAGGAGACACAGTTCTCTCTGGTCCACTCTGTagactggagaaactcaa tGTGGACCATAATGAAGAGATCTGGGTGAAACCACAGCTGCTTAAGAAGT ATGTCTGTGATctcacactggacccaaacacagctcacagaaaactctctctgtctgagggcaacagaagggtggaggggttggatGACGACCTCCCAGATTGGTTTGGTGTACAGAAGGAcaacaggagggtggaggaggacctgttgtatcctgatcacccagagaggtttgatgaacagcagcaggtgctgtgtagagagggtctgACTGGATGCCATTACTGGGAGGTGGagttggggggggaggtggggtggcaTCTGGTAGGAGTGACGTATAGAAGcatcaggaggagagggaggagtgcagCCTGTAGACTTGGACACAACGACAGATCCTGGTGTCTGGGCAAGTCTTGTTCTAAACTCTATGTCCAGCACAATTGTGAAGGGACTTCAATACCTGTCAGATCTCGGTCCAGCAGAGTAGGAGTTTACCTGGACTGGCCAGCCGGTGTTCTGTCCTTCTACAGCAGCTCCTCTGATACAATGACCCACCTGTACACATTCAACAGCACCTTCTCTGAGCCCCTCTACCCAGGGTTTGGCATTATGTTGCTTGGGTTCTCAAACTCACTGTCCCtgtgtaaagtaaagtaa